AAGGTTCCCAAATCTCGAAAATACCAAGGTAATCCAAGGGTGGTAATAAGGGAATTTGGAAGAGATAAGAATCCCGTAAACCCTGTGTCAATTACTGCATCTACCATTGTCTTAGGATTATTAGCGTGACCGACAGCGATAGAAATGATCGCCTCACAGTTTTGATTGACTCTTCCTTGCATCATATAGAGTTTTTGGGACTTCTTGAACCAAAGCGGTAGACAGTACGATGCCCAATCCGAATTACCCAAGGTTGAGCATTGGGGTATCGCTCATAAAGAGACTCCGTCGCTGCGATCGCCGTATCCCCCACTTCATAGG
The nucleotide sequence above comes from Gloeocapsa sp. PCC 73106. Encoded proteins:
- a CDS encoding clan AA aspartic protease, which produces MMQGRVNQNCEAIISIAVGHANNPKTMVDAVIDTGFTGFLSLPNSLITTLGLPWYFRDLGTLGDGSEVVFDMHKASVIFDGQIKVIDVAASEADPLVGMSLLYGFKIRIDVVERGIVIIETLG